One genomic segment of Pseudorca crassidens isolate mPseCra1 chromosome X, mPseCra1.hap1, whole genome shotgun sequence includes these proteins:
- the SERPINA7 gene encoding thyroxine-binding globulin, producing the protein MCYYPPSKMPLFFYLVFLVLGLHCAPPNSCEGKITSCLSPQQNATLYKMSSINADFAFNLYRRFTVETPDQNIFFSPVSISAALAMLSTGACSSTQTQILESLGFNLTDTTMAEIQQGFQYLICSLNFPKKELELQMGNALFIGKQLKPLAKFLHDVNNLYETEVFSTNFSNVSAAQQEINSHVERKTKGKIVGLIQDLKPNTIMVLVNYIFFKAQWANPFDPSKTEEGSSFLVDKTTTVQVPMMHQIEQYYHLVDTELNCTVLQMDYSKNALALFVLPKEGQIEWVEGAMSSKTLKKWNRLLRKGWINLFVPKFSISATYDLGAILLKMGIQDAFADTADFSGLTKDNGLKLSNAAHKAVLHIGEKGTEAVPEVRFLNQPEITLLHPIIQFDRSFLLLILEKNTRSILFLGKIVDPTEV; encoded by the exons ATGTGCT ATTACCCTCCTTCCAAAATGCCACTGTTCTTCTATCTGGTTTTCTTGGTACTTGGGCTTCATTGTGCACCACCTAACAGCTGTGAAGGCAAAATAACCTCCTGCCTTTCCCCCCAACAAAATGCCACTCTCTATAAGATGTCATCTATCAATGCTGACTTTGCATTCAACCTGTACCGGAGGTTCACCGTGGAGACTCCAGATCAGAACATCTTCTTTTCCCCTGTGAGCATCTCTGCAGCTTTGGCCATGCTCTCCACTGGGGCCTGCTCCAGCACCCAAACTCAAATCCTGGAAAGCTTGGGGTTCAACCTTACAGACACCACAATGGCAGAGATCCAGCAGGGCTTCCAGTACCTGATCTGTTCACTGAATTTTCCAAAGAAGGAGCTGGAATTACAGATGGGAAATGCCCTTTTCATTGGGAAGCAGCTGAAACCACTGGCAAAGTTCTTGCATGATGTCAACAACCTCTATGAGACTGAAGTCTTTTCTACAAACTTCTCCAATGTTTCTGCAGCCCAGCAGGAGATCAATAGTCATGTGGAGAGGAAAACCAAAGGGAAAATTGTGGGCCTCATCCAAGACCTCAAACCAAACACCATTATGGTTCTGGTgaactatattttctttaaag CCCAGTGGGCAAATCCTTTTGATCCATCCAAGACAGaagagggttccagtttcttagTGGACAAGACCACAACAGTGCAAGTGCCCATGATGCACCAGATTGAACAATACTATCACCTGGTGGATACAGAGCTGAACTGCACAGTGCTGCAAATGGACTACAGCAAGAATGCTCTGGCACTCTTTGTCCTTCCCAAGGAGGGCCAGATTGAGTGGGTGGAAGGGGCCATGTCATCTAAAACACTGAAGAAGTGGAACCGCTTACTGCGGAAGGG gTGGATTAACTTGTTTGTTCCAAAGTTTTCCATTTCTGCCACATATGACCTTGGAGCCATCCTTTTGAAGATGGGCATCCAGGATGCCTTTGCTGACACTGCTGATTTTTCTGGACTCACAAAGGACAATGGTCTTAAACTTTCCAAT GCTGCCCACAAGGCTGTGCTGCATATTGGTGAAAAGGGAACTGAAGCTGTCCCTGAAGTCAGATTTCTGAATCAGCCTGAAATAACTCTTCTTCATCCTATCATCCAGTTTGATAGATCCTTCTTGTTGTTGATATTGGAGAAAAACACCAGGAGTATTCTCTTTCTAGGGAAAATTGTGGACCCAACAGAAGTGTAG